Within Limnohabitans sp. 2KL-27, the genomic segment TCGGCTTGAGCTGGGCATGGCAATCGGTCATGTGCAGGAAAGACACATTGCCGAACTTGGGGATGTCATACAGACCCTTGGCAGCCGTGCTCGCGCTGGATTGGGCGTAAGCGCCCATGCTCATGCCGGCCATCGTGCCCGCACCCATGACCTGGATAAATTCGCGTTTGGAGAGATTCATATTTGCAATCACTGATATATAAGGGGCTAAAAAACCCGGTCAAACCGGGTTTTCAAAGGCTTACTGGTTCACGGGTGACTTGGGGTCGAGCAACAAGCCCACGATGTGGCGAACCTGTGTTTCGTTCAAGATACCCATGTGGCCAGCACGAGGCATGTTGGAGCAAGCGTTGTAGGCCTTGGCGTTCCAGATCTTGCCCCAGGTGTACTCCACGATGGCCTTGCTGGCAGGATCATTGGGGTTGGACACACCACGGATCTTGCCGTAGTTGTAGAGGCTAGGACCAATGGTGCCGTAAGAAATTTCTTTTTTGTCCATCTGGTGGCAGTTGTAGCAATTGCCACCGTTGACCGCATCGGCCTTATCGGACCAGGTCAAACCGCGTCCGCTTTGGGCGATTTTTTCGCCTTCTTTCCAGTCACCAATGAACTTGCCGTCCGATGGCCATTTGATGGCTTTGAGGTTGGCTTGTTCGATGCGCTTGGCAGTTTTCTCGTCCAAGGGCTTGCCTGACACGTCGGCTTCACTGCAGACGCGGTTGGTTTCGTCGGTGGCGGTGATCCGCTCCACTTTCAC encodes:
- the soxX gene encoding sulfur oxidation c-type cytochrome SoxX; translation: MNKKTQLVLASLAAALVAAGCASGPSVAELNALTDKIVKASFRDQSHVKVERITATDETNRVCSEADVSGKPLDEKTAKRIEQANLKAIKWPSDGKFIGDWKEGEKIAQSGRGLTWSDKADAVNGGNCYNCHQMDKKEISYGTIGPSLYNYGKIRGVSNPNDPASKAIVEYTWGKIWNAKAYNACSNMPRAGHMGILNETQVRHIVGLLLDPKSPVNQ